A single window of Methylomarinum sp. Ch1-1 DNA harbors:
- a CDS encoding IS5 family transposase encodes MPRQMFTDEHWGKLKMIMLKMGIYDKPFLRQTTEGIFYRLRVGCPWRDLPSAFGNWNAVYKRFNEWSRKEKLMGIFNELIVEPDLEWEFIDGSIVKAHQHSSGAAYGQESAIGKSVAGNTTKIHMAVDACGLPIHFTVTGGEVHDCKEAPTLVAELPKADYIVADKGYDSEPLRVQIQDKGTVPVIPRKKNSNVGNDDMDWCLYKYRHLVENVFARLKHFRAIATRYDKLKRNFEASVALACAFLWLPM; translated from the coding sequence ATGACAAACCCTTTCTTCGGCAAACAACCGAAGGGATTTTTTATCGTTTGCGCGTAGGTTGTCCCTGGCGAGATCTACCCAGTGCCTTTGGTAACTGGAATGCTGTTTATAAACGCTTCAATGAATGGTCTCGTAAAGAAAAACTGATGGGTATTTTTAACGAACTGATAGTTGAGCCTGACTTGGAATGGGAATTTATTGATGGAAGTATTGTGAAAGCTCATCAGCATAGTAGCGGTGCGGCCTATGGGCAAGAATCGGCGATTGGTAAATCTGTTGCGGGTAATACAACCAAAATTCATATGGCTGTTGATGCCTGTGGTCTTCCCATCCACTTTACAGTGACGGGTGGCGAAGTTCATGATTGTAAAGAAGCGCCAACCTTGGTCGCTGAACTGCCTAAAGCTGACTATATCGTTGCTGACAAAGGCTATGACAGTGAACCACTACGTGTTCAGATTCAAGACAAAGGAACTGTTCCTGTCATTCCAAGAAAAAAGAATTCAAACGTAGGGAATGATGATATGGATTGGTGTCTCTACAAATATCGTCACCTCGTTGAAAATGTGTTTGCAAGACTGAAACATTTCAGAGCTATTGCTACACGATATGACAAGCTCAAACGAAATTTTGAAGCTTCTGTGGCCTTGGCTTGCGCTTTTTTATGGTTACCTATGTGA